GCCTGATCGCAAACAGTGCAATCGAGCGGATGGTTAGCTAAAATAAACTCCAATGTTGCGCGTTGAGCCTCTGCAACTGCGTCCGAAGTGTGCTGCGTCTTTACCACCATTGCTTCTTTAACTGCCGTATTACATCCAATAGTTAGCCTCGGCATGCCTTCCACTTCAACCTGACACATGCGACAGTTGCCAGACACAGACAAATGCGGATGATAGCAATAATAGGGTATCTCAATACCGACCTGGCGCGCAGCTTCTATTAAATTAGTCCCTTCGGGAACAGTCACATTGACGCCGTCAATGGTTAGCTTAACTGTCTTTTTCACATCATCCATGGCTGCTCCCCACGTGCATACTCGTAGCTGCCTCAATTTTCGCCTCAAACTCAGAACGGAATTTATTTAAAAAGCTAAGCGCGGGGGTAACCAAGGCATCGCCAAAAGGACAAATAGTATGCCCAGAAATATTCTTGCAAAGATCCTTTAGCAAGCGAATATCGCCAAATGTCCCGTTACAATGATTAATTCTGCCTATTGTCTTATAAACCCAACGCACGCCCTCCCTACACGGCGTACATTGGCCACAGGACTCGTGCGTGTAAAAGTGAAGGAGATTCATTACAGCTTCAACCATATCAGTACTGTCGTCCATCACTATTAAACCACCCGACCCCAACATAGTCCCAGCTTTTACCAATGATTCATAGTCGAGCATCACTCCATCGAGCTCATCGGCGCGCAACACTGGCACCGAGGAACCACCAGGAATAACCGCTTTTAGCTTTCTGCCGTTCCTAACGCCGCCGCATTCCTTTTCGATAAACTCTAGAAGAGGATAGCCTAACTCTATCTCGTAAACGCCCGGTTTGTTGATGTGCCCCGATGCACTAAACAACTTAGTGCCGGCTGATTTATCCGTCCCAATTTTGGCATAGGACGAAGCGCCATTTGCTATAATCCAGGGGAGAGTTGCAAGCGTTTCAGTATTATTTACAACGGTAGGGCAACCATAAGCTCCGACTACTGCTGGAAAAGGCGGCTTAAGGCGCGGCTGTCCCTTCTTACCTTCTAGAGACTCGATTAATCCAGTTTCCTCGCCGCAGATATATGCTCCCGCCCCTCTATGCACGACGATGTCTAGATCGAAATCGCTCCCAAAGATCTTCTTTCCCAAATATCCCTTTGCATATGCCTGCTTTATCGCCTTCGATACGCGCTCTGCCGGGTAAGCATACTCACCGCGAATGTAAATGCAGGCCCAATGACACGATAGGGCTTTTGCAGCTATCATCATGCCCTCTATGCACATGTGGGGATTTCGCTCTAGGAGAGCCCTATCTTTAAAGGTTCCTGGCTCGCTCTCATCGGCATTGTTTAAAAGATATACTGGCTTCCCAGTGTTTTTGGGAACAAAGCCCCACTTAATACCAGTGGGGAAACCAGCACCGCCACGACCCCTTAAACCCGAAGCTTTAACCTCTGCTATTATTTCCTCCGAACTCATAGCAAGTGCTTTGCGCACAGCCGCATAACCAGCACGACTCTCGTAAGCATCGATGTCGTGCTGATCCTCGCGGTCGAGATGTTCGGTAAGTATTTTAATGTGTCCCATCAGCCACTACCATACACTAGATTTCGGAAAACCTTCCAAACCCTTGCCTAACTCTTCCAGAATGCCTGAATAACGCAAATCGGGTTTAAACTTTTCAATCTTGTTCAACAAATCGTTTAATTTCTCTGGAGTAAGATTTTCAAAAAAAGTATCGTTTATCTCTACCATTGGCGCCGTACCGCAACTGCCCAAGCATTCGACCTCCTCAAAACTCCACATGCCATCGCCCGACACCTCTCCCGCCGAAAGATTTAAGCGCTTGCGAACTTGTTCAGTAAGTTTCTTAGCTCCACACAACATACAGGAAAGAGTTCTGCAAATTTGAATGTGATATTTGCCGACTGGTTGCTTATAAAACATTGTGTAAAACGTAGCTACTTCCAACACATGTGCTAATGGCAAATTCAAACGGCTAGCTACCCAGCGAATAGCGCGATCCGTTAGCCAGGAACACTCTTCCTGAGCAATATAGAGAGCCGGCAACAGTGCAGAATTAGAACAGGGATACCGATGCATAAGATCTTCAATGCGAGCCTCTGCAGCATCGCTTAGACGCAAATCCGCCTCCACCTTTATGTCCCTATTAACGCCGTTAATTTTCTCCATTTTCACGAACTTTTTCTTTCCTTCCCTAAACAAACCCTATCGATCGCACTCGCCACCTATCATGTTCGCCATGCCAAAAAGAGGCACAACATCGGCAATCATGTGCCCCTCGACCAAAGGACCGAATATGCCCATGGCAAAAAAACAAGGCGGCCTTACGCGAACCCTATACGGCGAACCCGTGCCATCTGAAACGACGTAGAACCCAAGTTCTCCATTGCCGCCTTCTACAGGGAAATAGACATCTCCCCTAGGAGGGACTATTCCCTTAAACACAATTTCGAACTGACTAATCATGCCTTCGATGGAATCATAGACTTCATCTTTAGGCGGCATGACAATTCTCGGGTCATCTAGGACAATTGAACCGTCCGGTAAGTTCTTTAGTGCTTGCTCACATATTCTCATCGACTGATAAATTTCGTCAAAGCGAACTAAGAAGCGATCGTAATTATCACCTTTGGAACCCAAAGGAACTTCAAAGTCATAGTTCTCGTATCCAGAATACGGATAAGCCTTGCGCACGTCGTAGTTTACACCGCTAGCTCTAAGCATGGGACCGGTAAGCGAATATGCGATAGCTTCTTGAGGGGCTATAACTCCGACGCCGCACATTCGGTCAATAAATATGCGATTTTTTGTTAGAAGGCGGTCTGCCTTCTCTAGTAGCTTATCTATCTCGACAAAGCGCTTAAAAACTGATTCTCTAAAATTATTGGGCAAATCTCGGCGCACGCCGCCGATACAGGCATAAGAAATCGTCAGCCTCGCGCCAGTAACTTCTTCTATTAATTCCCATAAATATTCGCGGGCCTGTATTAAATACAACATGACCGTAAAAGCACCGAGCTCCATCGCGCATGCACCCAGACAAGTCAAATGATCGCACATGCGAGATAGTTCACTCATGATAACGCGAATGCTTTGACAACGCGGTGGAACTTCGGCCTTAAACATATGCTCCACTGCCAAACAATAACCAACGTTGTTGATAATTGGTGAAACGTAGTTAAGCCTATCGGTATACGGTATGACTTGCGGATAGCCATGGCTCTCACACTGCTTTTCAAATCCGCGGTGGAGATAACCTAAATCGACATCGCAGCGCTCAATGCGCTCGCCGTCTAATTCCACTACTAGCCGTATAGTTCCATGAGTACAGGGGTGACTCGGCCCCATGTTTATGACGATGGTCTTACTGTGCAGGGAATCGCCTATTTCTCTAGGTTCCCAACTATTACTTACTTCCGCCATTTTCTCCTACTCGCCATTTATCCAAAACAATTTACCCCAAAACCAACTATCTAGGAGGCCTTGCAGTCTGAATTGCTGCGCGACAACAACACTATCGGTTCACGCGACATATCCAGCGAATCATTCCTAGTTTCAGGATAACGAAGGGGGATTCTTGGTTGCTTTTTTTGAATTGGATAATCTTTTCTAAGCGGATGTCCAACAAACTCGTCGTACAACAAGATTCTTCTCAAATCGGGATGGCCCTTAAACGCGATTCCAAACATATCCCATACTTCTCGTTCCAAAAAATTAGCTGCCGGCCACAGGTCTGAAACAGTATCTACTTCGGCTTTGGATTCCTCGACACTGACCTTAACGCAAAGGCGATGCATATGCGTAAGACTTAGCAGCTGATACACGACTTCAAACCTGGGACTGCGTTTGTCCATCCAGTCTACCGCCGTAATATCGATTAACATGTTAAAAAAGAATTTCTGATTGTCGCGAAGAGTTTGGAAAACCAACTTAACATCTAAAGGATTTACACCAATCGTAAGCCCATAGGGACTCCAGGCATGATTTGGTAGAGAAAAAACCTGCCCACTCAGTCCATCTTCCAAGTCCCTTGCAAGCCTAGCCTGCACTTCTTCCCTACTTAACCCCATATAACTTTTAAAATGCTGCTTTAACCAAATAACAAAAACTCTATCGCAGTAGCCCAAGTTCACCACTAATGAGCGACTATATACCCCGTGATGACATCTCCCGCAATTGCTCAATGATGGCAAATGGGCTAAGAAGAGCGGTAAAAGACAAGCCAACCGCAACTCATAAATTGCAAGGAGATTAGAACGATGCCGTCATTTGACGTCGTTTCGGAAGTAGACATGCAGGAAGTCGACAATGCAGTCAATCAGGCAAAAAAGGAACTTGAGAACCGCTACGATTTTCGAAACAGCAAGAGCAGCATAGAACTTGACAAAACTAGTGGCATAACCATAGCTGCGGATGACGACATGAAGCTCAAGGCGATTAAGGAAATTTTAAATCAGAAGGCGACTAAGCGCGGCATTAGCGTTAGAAGTCTAGACTATCAGGAGCCCGAAAAAGCTTCATCGGGTTCTGTCAGACAGCTTGTAAAGATTAGACGGGGCATTTCACAAGACGACGCCCGAAAGATTGTAAAATTAATAAAAGACGAAAAGCTTAAAAAGGTGCAGGCTCAGATTCAGCAAGAACAGGTGAGAGTAATAGGCCCGAAGAAGGACGACTTGCAAGAAGTAATTGCACTTCTCCGAGAAAAAATCGACTCACTTGACCTACAATTCGTCAATTTTAAGGATTGATTATTATACCGTTTCCAAAAAGCAAGTTAAATATTTTACTTTTTGGAAACGGTATTTGTTGTTTATTGGCAAGTGCTTACGCACTTGCTGTCCAACCGGCCCCTCAGGCTAGTTTCTCAGCATCCGTCGATTTTGACTTTTCCTCTGACGTTGTTTTCTTTCCACCGCTTGCATCGCCATTAATACGCGATGATTTTTTGCTACTGCTACTAGACTTATCTTCAGTAGTATGTGCGGCTTTCTTCGCATCCTGCGGCTCAATGCTCTTTGTCTCACAGGACTCGCAGCTATCTTCATCTGAGATGAACCAAATAACAGCAAAGGCAATAATGCCTAGAAACACTAAGGACAATAGGCCGCCCTTAAACATAGTAGCAACAATTCCCAGAACAAATGCTACAACAACGGACTTTCCAGGTGATTTTTCGATCACGTTACGTGCGCTTTTTAGCGCATCATTACATTTTGCCAAAACCTCTGATCGCTTCATGTTTTTTTTCTCCTAAAAACTTATTAATTTAGCGCTACAATATCAACTATAGTGCCGCATTAAAATATCTTCTCACGTCATTTGCCTTGCGTAACCACTATTGCAAACTTAACGCCTGAGAGGCTAAAAGACCCTTGGTATCGATGACGCGATTAACAGTTAAGATTCTATTGTGTTCGCAGCGATAAAGCAATTATTCGGGGCACATTATATTAATTACAAACGTACTAATAATAAATTAAGGTAGACAGCGTTGTGACAGAGAACCACTACGAAGCCCTTGGAGCTTCGTCCAGCAAGTCGGGCTTACATAGGGCATTAGAATCGGCGGGTGTTCAGCCAGACTCGCGTTTTTTTGCTAGTATTAACAGTGACCTCGCGGGCGAATCAAAATTTAGCAGCTTTATTCATTGCGACGGTGCTGGCACAAAATCTTTGATAGCTTATTTAAACTTTGTCGAGACTAAGGATCCGAGCTCGTTTAGCGGTTTAGCGCAAGACGCGCTCGTAATGAACCTCGATGACGTTTATTGTTTAGGTCCTGCAGATGCTCTTTTGGCAGCAAACGCAATTGCCAGGAATCCCCGTCTAATTACAGACGATGCCGTTAGCGCTATCATACTTGGCTATAAGCAGATAATCGAAAAACTCAGCGCCATGGGGATATCTATTGAACTATCTGGCGGTGAGACGGCAGACTGCCCAGATGTAGTGCGCACTCTCTTAGTCGATGCAGTAATCACGGGGCGCATAACAAACGCCAATCTCATCAACGCTAACTCAATTCAGCCTGGGGACGTCATCGTGGGACTCTCTAGCACTGGACAGGCCTCGTATGAAGATTTTCCAAACTCTGGAATAAGCTCAAATGGCCTAACTTTAGCGCGTCATGCCTTACTGTCAAAACACTACTTAACTTCATTTGAAGAAAGCAGAGACCCCCACCTCGATTCGTCTCTCGTCTACCGCGGCCCATTTAGGTTAAGCGACTGTCCTAATGAGCTCGATATGAACATTGGCCGGGCCTTGCTCTCGCCAACTAGAACTTATGCTCCAGTGTTAAGTGCCATATACAAAGCAATGCACGGCAAGATTCACGCGGCTATTCACAATACTGGCGGCGGACAAACAAAGGTTTTGAGATTTGGTGGACCTGGTTTATTGTTTAGAAAAACTTCGCTTTTCGACATCCCTCCTCTTTTTGCTCTCATTCAAAAACATGGCAACGTAAGCTGGAAAGAGATGTATCAAGTATTTAACATGGGTCACCGCATGGAACTTTACCTCGCTAAAGACGACGCTGCTAGTGCGATTGATATAGCTGATAAATTTGGCCTTAAAGCTAAAATCGTCGGCCACGTGGAGAACAAACCCAGCGCTATTACTCCGAAGAATACTGTAATCCTCGAAACACCGCATGGAATGTACACTTATGAGCTCAGCTAAAACACTTAGCAACTCACTACCCGCTGACCCGCTAATGTTGCGAGCAATTCGGAATGAATCCGTAGAACGGCCGCCGGTTTGGATTATGCGACAAGCCGGTAGATATTTAAGTGAATATCGCGAGCTAAAAGAAAAACACGGATTTCTTGGGCTCTGTAGTAGCCCAGAGCTTGCAGTGGAAGTGTCTATGCAGCCCGTGCGCTATCTCGATGTAGACGCTGCAATAATTTTTTCCGACATTCTTATCCCCATGAGCTGCCTTGGGATAGAAGTGGCGTTTGACCCTGGACCAAAGATAGCTAACCCACTGCGCTCGACTGCTGATATCAACCAACTGAGACAAACGGCTCCGCTGTCTCGAGTTTCATACGTATTTGACGCAATCAAACTGTTAAAAACGGAGCTTGACCGTTACTGCGAAGAAAGAGAGCCAAAGGCGGTTATTGGCTTTGCGGGAGCGCCCTGGACACTCGCGTGCTATATACTGGATCAAGGTCCTTA
The Deltaproteobacteria bacterium genome window above contains:
- the nuoF gene encoding NADH-quinone oxidoreductase subunit NuoF, which produces MGHIKILTEHLDREDQHDIDAYESRAGYAAVRKALAMSSEEIIAEVKASGLRGRGGAGFPTGIKWGFVPKNTGKPVYLLNNADESEPGTFKDRALLERNPHMCIEGMMIAAKALSCHWACIYIRGEYAYPAERVSKAIKQAYAKGYLGKKIFGSDFDLDIVVHRGAGAYICGEETGLIESLEGKKGQPRLKPPFPAVVGAYGCPTVVNNTETLATLPWIIANGASSYAKIGTDKSAGTKLFSASGHINKPGVYEIELGYPLLEFIEKECGGVRNGRKLKAVIPGGSSVPVLRADELDGVMLDYESLVKAGTMLGSGGLIVMDDSTDMVEAVMNLLHFYTHESCGQCTPCREGVRWVYKTIGRINHCNGTFGDIRLLKDLCKNISGHTICPFGDALVTPALSFLNKFRSEFEAKIEAATSMHVGSSHG
- a CDS encoding NADH-quinone oxidoreductase subunit D gives rise to the protein MAEVSNSWEPREIGDSLHSKTIVINMGPSHPCTHGTIRLVVELDGERIERCDVDLGYLHRGFEKQCESHGYPQVIPYTDRLNYVSPIINNVGYCLAVEHMFKAEVPPRCQSIRVIMSELSRMCDHLTCLGACAMELGAFTVMLYLIQAREYLWELIEEVTGARLTISYACIGGVRRDLPNNFRESVFKRFVEIDKLLEKADRLLTKNRIFIDRMCGVGVIAPQEAIAYSLTGPMLRASGVNYDVRKAYPYSGYENYDFEVPLGSKGDNYDRFLVRFDEIYQSMRICEQALKNLPDGSIVLDDPRIVMPPKDEVYDSIEGMISQFEIVFKGIVPPRGDVYFPVEGGNGELGFYVVSDGTGSPYRVRVRPPCFFAMGIFGPLVEGHMIADVVPLFGMANMIGGECDR
- a CDS encoding phosphoribosylformylglycinamidine cyclo-ligase produces the protein MTENHYEALGASSSKSGLHRALESAGVQPDSRFFASINSDLAGESKFSSFIHCDGAGTKSLIAYLNFVETKDPSSFSGLAQDALVMNLDDVYCLGPADALLAANAIARNPRLITDDAVSAIILGYKQIIEKLSAMGISIELSGGETADCPDVVRTLLVDAVITGRITNANLINANSIQPGDVIVGLSSTGQASYEDFPNSGISSNGLTLARHALLSKHYLTSFEESRDPHLDSSLVYRGPFRLSDCPNELDMNIGRALLSPTRTYAPVLSAIYKAMHGKIHAAIHNTGGGQTKVLRFGGPGLLFRKTSLFDIPPLFALIQKHGNVSWKEMYQVFNMGHRMELYLAKDDAASAIDIADKFGLKAKIVGHVENKPSAITPKNTVILETPHGMYTYELS
- a CDS encoding NADH-quinone oxidoreductase subunit C, producing MGLSREEVQARLARDLEDGLSGQVFSLPNHAWSPYGLTIGVNPLDVKLVFQTLRDNQKFFFNMLIDITAVDWMDKRSPRFEVVYQLLSLTHMHRLCVKVSVEESKAEVDTVSDLWPAANFLEREVWDMFGIAFKGHPDLRRILLYDEFVGHPLRKDYPIQKKQPRIPLRYPETRNDSLDMSREPIVLLSRSNSDCKAS
- the nuoE gene encoding NADH-quinone oxidoreductase subunit NuoE; this translates as MKMEKINGVNRDIKVEADLRLSDAAEARIEDLMHRYPCSNSALLPALYIAQEECSWLTDRAIRWVASRLNLPLAHVLEVATFYTMFYKQPVGKYHIQICRTLSCMLCGAKKLTEQVRKRLNLSAGEVSGDGMWSFEEVECLGSCGTAPMVEINDTFFENLTPEKLNDLLNKIEKFKPDLRYSGILEELGKGLEGFPKSSVW
- a CDS encoding YajQ family cyclic di-GMP-binding protein — translated: MPSFDVVSEVDMQEVDNAVNQAKKELENRYDFRNSKSSIELDKTSGITIAADDDMKLKAIKEILNQKATKRGISVRSLDYQEPEKASSGSVRQLVKIRRGISQDDARKIVKLIKDEKLKKVQAQIQQEQVRVIGPKKDDLQEVIALLREKIDSLDLQFVNFKD